TGGAGGTGCTCTGCGGACTAGTGCTTGATTCGCTTGCCGATGGGGTGGAGCTACCAGAGCTGCACGCCGCGATCAACAAAACACTACAAATCATAAACATGAAAACGACATTCCTGCGAGATGCTTTCAATACAATATCCTCCCTTTATTTTCAAGCTATTTGTTAGCGCTTACACTTTATAGAATAGATGATGTACGATTTCTTTCATATGTTCATACGTTAGTGCCGCTATGTCTATATTTTACTGTCTTCCTTACTATTAGCTTCCCGGTACTGTGATGCGGTTAGACCCATGTTTTTTTTGAATGTTTTGGCAAAGTGAAAGTAGTCCAAATAACCCGAGTTTTCCGATATCTCTTGAATGGAAAGACTCGTTTCGTTTAATAATCTACAAGCGTAGGCTATTCTTTTCTTAGTCAAATACTGCAGGAAGGTTTCGGAGGATTCTCTACGAAACAATTGACTCACATAGCTCGGATTCAGGTTCAGCCTTTCGGAAATCACCTGCAGGGAAAGATCTTCTTTGAAATGCTCATCAATATAAGCAGCGATTTTTTCAAAGGTGCTGAGAGGAATGGTTTTGGAGCTTTGCACAACGGATAGGTTGTAGTGGCTCAGTAGCAGTGATTGTATATTGGCAATCATCTCGTTCACATGGCTGAATCTATTCGTTAGCTGCTGATAGGACAATAATTGCTCGTCCTCCAGATAATAAACATGGTATAAAACCATATTATACAGAGAAACTGCGTGTCTTATAGTAAACCATCCCTCGGCAATCAACGATTCGATTTTCCCGGTTAATTCAGGGACAAGTCCCGTATTCCGCGTCTGATTGAGCTTCCATAAAATCTCCTTGACTTCATCCAAATTACCGCCTGTGAAAGTAGCGTTCCAAATCCCCTTATTTCCCGTAATGAAGAAGCGGTGTGCCGTGACGCTGGCATCTCCGATCGAGTTAATCAGGTTCGCGGGATCATACACACAACCGCCAATTCCAATGCCCGCAATCCCGTCGGGAAGCTCTGCGGAAAGCGAAACTGTTAACGCTGCAATAGAGTCCCCTCGAATGATATAGGCTTTCAAACTTCTACCTATTTGTAAGGCAATATATGGAATACCCTCTGGAATTGGCAGGGCAGCGGTGCCGACTACGACGGCAGCAGCCGCACCGATTCTCTCATCCCAATCCAAACCTAATTTGCTCATAGCTTCTAGTAACAACTGGTCCGAATATTCTTCGTTCTCCTGGAGCATATTTAACAATTCCATGTGAAGGATTGCTCTATTCCTCTGCTGCTTCTTGCTAAATTGGTCCAATACCTCCATGATTTCCGCTTCGTCAAATGGCTTTAGACAATAGGATATCGCCCCGTATTGAATCGCCCTTCTAGCATATTCGAATTCCTTATACCCAGACGTCACAATAAAGCTGATATCCCTGTTCAATTCATTGCTTTTCCTTATTAATTCCAACCCATCCATACCTGGCATACGAATGTCGGTAAGTACAAGATCGGGAGAAAGCTCCTTTATTTTCTCATACCCTTCCACTCCATTGAATGCTTCACCTATGATCTCGTAACCGAGAGATTTCCAGTTAACGATCGACTTCAAGCTTTTAACAATCCATTTCTCATCGTCTATTAGCAGTACTTTAAGCATTAGCTTCTTCTCTCCTCTGCGGCAGCAATAGCTCAACCTCTGTACCCTTATCCTCTTCACTCGCAATCCTCAAGCCATAAGGACTGCCATAGGCAGCTCTTATGCGATTGTGAACGTTTACAATTCCGATATGTTTATTATCATCATTGTGGATTCGCTCAAGAAAGTCCTCTCCTGCAGCCAATTCCGCTCGGATAGATTCCAATTTATGACTTGTCATTCCAAGTCCATCATCTTTGACCCGTATGACGATATCACCATCTAGCGTCATACGACCCCCGACCCACAAATTCCCCTTTACCATTCTGTTCTCGAGTCCGTGA
This portion of the Cohnella abietis genome encodes:
- a CDS encoding response regulator transcription factor — encoded protein: MLKVLLIDDEKWIVKSLKSIVNWKSLGYEIIGEAFNGVEGYEKIKELSPDLVLTDIRMPGMDGLELIRKSNELNRDISFIVTSGYKEFEYARRAIQYGAISYCLKPFDEAEIMEVLDQFSKKQQRNRAILHMELLNMLQENEEYSDQLLLEAMSKLGLDWDERIGAAAAVVVGTAALPIPEGIPYIALQIGRSLKAYIIRGDSIAALTVSLSAELPDGIAGIGIGGCVYDPANLINSIGDASVTAHRFFITGNKGIWNATFTGGNLDEVKEILWKLNQTRNTGLVPELTGKIESLIAEGWFTIRHAVSLYNMVLYHVYYLEDEQLLSYQQLTNRFSHVNEMIANIQSLLLSHYNLSVVQSSKTIPLSTFEKIAAYIDEHFKEDLSLQVISERLNLNPSYVSQLFRRESSETFLQYLTKKRIAYACRLLNETSLSIQEISENSGYLDYFHFAKTFKKNMGLTASQYREANSKEDSKI